The sequence GTGGTCGCCTCGAGTCGGCCTGCCTCGACCTGCTCGGCGACCAGTTGGTCGAGGCCGGGTTCGCCGACGACGTGGCAGTCGCCCGCGTCGACGGTCTCGACGACTGCGGGGTCGACGTCGACGCCGGTAACGTTCCCCGTCGTCTCCGCGTAGACGCCCGCGAGCGGGAGGCCCATCTTGCCGAGGCCGTAGACCGCGACGGGGATCGACCCGGTCGTCAGCGCCTCGCGCTGGGCGGAGTCGGACAGATTCGAGTCGTAGAGGCCGACCTGCTCTCGCTGTTCGATCTCCGACGACTCCGCCGCGGATCGACGACGTTCGCGCTCGCTCACTGGGCTTCCACCTCCCGTTCGGCCGCGGGTTCGTCCTCGGCCACCAGCGAGTCGATCGTCTGGACCGTCTCGAGCGCGCGGATGCCGTCCTCGGCCGTCACCTCCGGCTCCGAGCCGGTGCGTGACGCCTCGAGGAACGACTCGAGTTCGTAGCGAAGCGGTTCGCCGTTGTCGACGCGCGGGCGCTCGACGACGCTCTCGTGGCGGTACCGGCGGGTGCCGTCGTCGACCAGGTACGCCGGGTAGGAGTCCCGGTGGATCAGCACCGACTGCTGGAGGTAGTCGACCTCGAGCAGGCACTCGGCGGCCGTCACGGTCAGTTTCCGCACTTTCTTCTGGGTCACGCGACTCGCGGTCAGCGACGCGACGACGTCGTCGTAGGCGAGCGTCGCGGTGGCGTACTGGCCGTCGTCGGTCCCCATCGCCGTCACCGAATCCGGCTCGGAGCCGAGCAGCGAGGCCACGATGTCGACGTCGTGGACCATCAGATCGAAGACGACGTTCCCGCGGGCCGTCCGGTCGACCGGGGGCCCGAGTCGCTCGGCCTCGATCCCGATCACCTCGACGTCCTCGATCAGGTCGGCGACCGTCTGGACGGCCGGATTGAACCGCTCGATGTGACCGATCTGGAGCACCTGGCCGGTCTCGCTGGCGCGTCTCGCGAGCTGTCGACCCTCCTCGACCGTCGGCGCGATCGGTTTCTCGACGAGAACGTCGACGCCCGCCTCGAGACACCGCGTGACCGTCTCGACGTGGGCGGGCGTCGGCACGGCGACGGAGACGGCGTCACACCGCTCGAGTAGCGTCTCGAGGTCGGTCGCGGTCGTGCCGTACTCGGCGGCGACGCGTCGGGCAACCGCCGCGTCCCGGTCGACGACGCCCGCGAGGTCGACCTCCTGGTCCTGCAGTTCACTGTACACTCGCGCGTGATTTTCACCCATCGCGCCGACGCCGACGACGCCGACGCGCATGGGATCCGTTCGGGCTGCTGTGTCGTTCCTGCTCATGATAGGATGGCTGCGATCACGTGTGTGGTCACCTCGAACTGGCGTACGAACCGATCACGTCGACGACCCGCTCTCGATCGCTCCGCTCGAGCCCCGGATGGACGGGGATCGAGAGCACCTCGTCGGCGGCCGACTCGGCCGCTGGAAGGCGCGTCGCCGCCGTCGCGACCGTCTCGTAGGCCGGCTGGCGATGGATCGGCGGATCGTAGTAGACCGACGTGTCGATCCCCGCGTCCTCGAGTGCCTGCCCGAGCCCGTCGCGGTCGCCGCTCCGGATCGTATACTGGTGGTAGACGTGCCTGTAGCCGGACGGTTCGGTCGGCGTCTCGATCGGTGTCTCTGCCAGTGCCTCGTCGTAGAAATCGGCGTTCTCGCGACGGGCCTCGGTAAACGCCGGCAGGCGCTCGAGCTGGGCCCGGCCGATGGCTGCGGCGACGTTGGTCAGCCGGTAGTTGTGGCCGAGTTCGTGGTGGTCGTAGCCGCCGTCGCCGTCGGGGTCCCGTCCGTGGTTGACGTAGCTCGCGGCCCGTGTGGCGACGTCCTCGCGGTCGGTGACGATCATCCCGCCCTCGCCCGTCGTGAGGTTCTTCGTGGGATAGAACGAGAAGCAGGCCGCGTCACCGAGGCTGCCGACGCGGTTCCCGTCGATCTCGGCTCCGTGAGCCTGACAGGCGTCCTCGAGGACGAACAGGCCGTGATCGTCCGCGAGGTCACAGAGAGCGGGCATCGGGGCGGGGAGCCCGTAGAGGTGCACCGGCAGGAGGCCAACGACGTCGTCGCGTCGAGCGAGGACCGATTCGACGCTCTCGGGCTCGAGCGTGTAGGTCTCGGGATCGACGTCGGCGAAGACAGGCGTCCCGCCGGCCAGTCTGATCGCGTTCGCGCTCGCGACGAACGAGAACGGTGACGTGATCACCGCGTCGCCCTCCTCGACGCCGAGGGCCTCGAGCGCCGCGTGGAGCGCCGTCGTCCCGTTCGAGGTGGCGACGCCGTGGTCGACGTCGCAGTAGTCTGCGAACTCGGCTTCGAACGCCCGGACCTCTTCGCCCGCGGCGAGGTCACCGCGCTCCATGACGGCCGCGACGCGTTCGATTGCCCGGCGGCTGACGTCTGGCTCGGCGATGGGGATCGGGCGCGACCCGGAGTCGACGTCCGACTCGCGTCGCTCGTTCGCGGTGTGTGAGTCCCTGACGTCGAGGTCCTGAGTAGGTTCTGCGTCGGTCATGCGAGCTGGTTCGGCCCCTCGAGGCCCTCTGGGAGCGCTGTTTCGGTCGCGGGGACGCCGACCGCGAGCGTGTTCGCGGACACGTCCTCGGTCACGACGGCACCAGCGGCGACGAAGGCGTTCTCGCCGATCGTGACGCCCGGCAGGATCGTCGCGTTCGCACCGATCGACGCGCCGTCTTCGATAGTCGGCCCCTCGAGGTCGGCGTCAGCGCGGACGGGGTAGGGATCGTTCGTCAGGACGGCGTTCGGGCCGACGAAGACGTTGTCGCCGATGGTCGTGCGCGTGGGGACGTAGACGCCGGTCTGGAGGCTGACGTCCGACCCGATCTGGGTGTTGCCGTCGACGACTGTCTTCGTGCCCGCGAGGACGTCCGACCCGATCGTGGTCCGCTCGCGGATCACGACGTCGTGACCAGTGGTGAATCCGTCGCCGATCGTGACGTCACCGTAGACGATCGACCCGGCACGGATCGTCGCCCCGTCGCCGATCTGCGCTGGCTCGTCGAACGAGCCATACCCGAGCGTGACCGTCTCGTCGATCGAACAGTCCTCGCCGGTGACGAAGCCGCTCACGGCGATTCACCTCCGACAGCGGCCGATCCGGTGACCGGCCGGCCAGTCCGTGCGTGTCGTCTCTCTCGTATATACATTGGATCTCGATACCCGGGTGGGAATCGTCCTGATACAGCCGATGCCGGGCTTTTGTTATCTCGCGCCTGCACCCCCGTAGACTCGTGCTACAGCGACGCGGTCGTTCGCACAACGATCACGGGGTCCATACACCGCGGCTGGAGACTCGTTTTCCGACCGTTTCTCGACCGTTTTTCCCTCGTTTCTCGCCTGTATCCGTCGGCGGCTCCGCAGTTTTCGGTCCCTTCTCCGACTATAGTCCGGCCGCTCGCCGGCTGCGCTCTCCCCGCTGCCCCGCGTTCGAACGACGGCCGTGGCATCCTGCTCTCTGTCGGCCTCCCCGACCGGCCCGGCCAGTCGGCCGTCGTGACCCGACTCTCTTCTCGAACACGCACAGCCATCCGAGGGGATCGCGCTCGAGGCCGACGATCGACGGGCTGGAACCGCAGGTTCGTGAGCCGCTGGTTCCTGATGGTTGGCCGTGAACCGTTGACTCCTGTCGGCAGGCACTGCGACACCGCTCTCCGATGGCACGACCCACCGGTTACAGCGGTAGCGAGGCGAAAGCCCACCCGTTTACGGGCGAGATGAAGCCGACGTACGCCCGTTCGTGACCGTCCACGACGGCAGCGCAGACTTGGCCGTGGCCCGACTCACGTCACACTCTTGTCCTCGAATCGTTCGATATCGCGTCAGTCACGTCTTCTAACGGGTATACTCGGCTTTCGAGAAGGTAGCTGTGAGATAGTAAAGGGGGCGGGGCTGGCAGGGGGCTGTGTGAGGTATTCGTCCACCCCCGATCGACGGTCGAATCGGGACCACGAGGGCAGCCATGTCTGAACGTGAACTCACCCAGGCCGAGCTGTTCGACGTCTTCAGCAACGCTCGGCGACGACGGACCGTCCAGTTTCTCAAACGACAGGGTGGCAGCTGCGACCTCGCGCCGCTCGTCGAGCAGGTCGCAGCCTGGGAGAACGACGTCGAGGCCGACGAGGTCACGAGGACCCAGCGGCGTCGCGTCTACATCTCCCTCTACCAGACCCACCTCCCCATGCTCGAGGACCACGGCATCGTCGAGTGGGACCCCGACGCCCACCGCATCGAGCTCATCCCGAGCGAGGAGGTCTTCGAACCCTACCTCGACCGCCGCCTCGAGACCACCCGCGAGTGGCACCGCGTCTACGCCACCGTCGTCGGCGCGGGTGCCGTCGCACTGGTCCTCACGGTCCTCGCCCCCGCCACCACCACCGTCGCCCCGCTCGTTGCACTCGCGCTGTGTCTCCTCGTGCTCGCCGTCTCGGTGATCCAGTACACCACCCGTCGACCCGACCTCGAGTTCCCGCTCGTCGGCTCGAGTCCGTGATCGGTCGCGCTCGAGTACAGCTTTCTCGGTACTGCAAGACCCCGGCTAGTCGTCTTTCACTCCTGTTAAGGGTCTGTTGGTTTTCGATATATTATCTGTACTCGAGTATATGGAGAGTAGACCGAGCACACCTCGAAAGCCCCCGGCACGCTCGCGGCGGCTGGCGTCGTGCGCGCCTCGACTCGCTTACGGCCTTCGCTCGCCTGCGGTGCTACCAGCCACCAGCCGCCGCGACCGCACCGGCCCCTTTCAATCCCACCCGGTCCTCGCCCTCCCCAGCCGACTCCCTCACTGCGTTCGCTCGCCCCTCGCGCTTCAACGACCTGGCCTCGCGATACTCGGACAGGTCGTCGGCGCGCCAGCCGGCCGGGAGCGCGCCGCCGCGCCGTTCGCGCGGTGGCGCGTGAGTCGGCGAAAGAGCACGCTCTTCCGAGCATCGCGAACCCGTCGGGTTCGCTCAACGGGGAAGGGCAGGCGTTCTACGGCCCTGGTGGATTGAAAGGGCGAAGTGCGGTTGCGGTCGTTCAGGCGGCCCTATCCGAGCATACGAGGATATCCGCCTGAACGACCGCAAGCGTGCTGAGGGCTTTCGTCGTGTTCTCGTTTCTTGTCTCTTTCTTAGAATGGTTGGTGAATTGAGAAGAGTATTCTTGATAGACTCCTAGCCGAAACTACTCGTCCTCGAGTGCGTCTTCGGTCACGGTCGTCCAGAAGTAGGTGTCGACGACGGCGTCGTCCGCGGTCGGATCGTTCGGCGGCTCGCCCTCGAAGAGGAGGAAACCGACCCGGACGGGCTCCTCTAGCTCGACGTTCGGCGTCGGCGCGACGGCCGTCTCGGTCGTCACGGTCTCTCCGTCGGGGACCGACGCCTCGAGTCGGTCGAGTTCGGTCCGGTCCGTGACCTCGCCGTCGTCGAGTATCTGTTGCTGGACGACGACCGTGTACTCGGTGTGGGCACCCTCCTGGTTCTCGAGACCGACGGTCACCGATGCCGTCTCACCAGGGGCGATCTCGGCTGGGAGGTCGCCGGTGACGAGGTCACCGGTATCGTCGTCTTCTGTGTAGAGGCCGAGTTCGCTGTATCCGCCGGCCGAGGTCGGTGCCAGCAGCCCGAACAGCAGCGCGCCGATGGCGAAGACGATCGCGCCACCGAGGACGATCGTCGAGAGCGTCACGGTCGGACCCGATTCGCGACGCCGCTCGAGGGCGGAAACCGGCGACACCGTGAACC is a genomic window of Natrarchaeobaculum aegyptiacum containing:
- a CDS encoding DegT/DnrJ/EryC1/StrS family aminotransferase — encoded protein: MTDAEPTQDLDVRDSHTANERRESDVDSGSRPIPIAEPDVSRRAIERVAAVMERGDLAAGEEVRAFEAEFADYCDVDHGVATSNGTTALHAALEALGVEEGDAVITSPFSFVASANAIRLAGGTPVFADVDPETYTLEPESVESVLARRDDVVGLLPVHLYGLPAPMPALCDLADDHGLFVLEDACQAHGAEIDGNRVGSLGDAACFSFYPTKNLTTGEGGMIVTDREDVATRAASYVNHGRDPDGDGGYDHHELGHNYRLTNVAAAIGRAQLERLPAFTEARRENADFYDEALAETPIETPTEPSGYRHVYHQYTIRSGDRDGLGQALEDAGIDTSVYYDPPIHRQPAYETVATAATRLPAAESAADEVLSIPVHPGLERSDRERVVDVIGSYASSR
- a CDS encoding DUF7344 domain-containing protein is translated as MSERELTQAELFDVFSNARRRRTVQFLKRQGGSCDLAPLVEQVAAWENDVEADEVTRTQRRRVYISLYQTHLPMLEDHGIVEWDPDAHRIELIPSEEVFEPYLDRRLETTREWHRVYATVVGAGAVALVLTVLAPATTTVAPLVALALCLLVLAVSVIQYTTRRPDLEFPLVGSSP
- a CDS encoding Gfo/Idh/MocA family protein; this encodes MSRNDTAARTDPMRVGVVGVGAMGENHARVYSELQDQEVDLAGVVDRDAAVARRVAAEYGTTATDLETLLERCDAVSVAVPTPAHVETVTRCLEAGVDVLVEKPIAPTVEEGRQLARRASETGQVLQIGHIERFNPAVQTVADLIEDVEVIGIEAERLGPPVDRTARGNVVFDLMVHDVDIVASLLGSEPDSVTAMGTDDGQYATATLAYDDVVASLTASRVTQKKVRKLTVTAAECLLEVDYLQQSVLIHRDSYPAYLVDDGTRRYRHESVVERPRVDNGEPLRYELESFLEASRTGSEPEVTAEDGIRALETVQTIDSLVAEDEPAAEREVEAQ
- a CDS encoding DUF1616 domain-containing protein, whose translation is MSIRTYTTRPLVALRQYPFDLAVVSVAAIVAYAIVATASSGSALRLAVTLPLALFLPGYALTALLFPGTETRAATRAARPVQWSGIDVVERLAISFALSLTVVPIVVLVLPITGWGLGAEPIAATLGGITVVAAQLGVVRRLRLSRADRFTVSPVSALERRRESGPTVTLSTIVLGGAIVFAIGALLFGLLAPTSAGGYSELGLYTEDDDTGDLVTGDLPAEIAPGETASVTVGLENQEGAHTEYTVVVQQQILDDGEVTDRTELDRLEASVPDGETVTTETAVAPTPNVELEEPVRVGFLLFEGEPPNDPTADDAVVDTYFWTTVTEDALEDE
- a CDS encoding acyltransferase, yielding MSGFVTGEDCSIDETVTLGYGSFDEPAQIGDGATIRAGSIVYGDVTIGDGFTTGHDVVIRERTTIGSDVLAGTKTVVDGNTQIGSDVSLQTGVYVPTRTTIGDNVFVGPNAVLTNDPYPVRADADLEGPTIEDGASIGANATILPGVTIGENAFVAAGAVVTEDVSANTLAVGVPATETALPEGLEGPNQLA